A single genomic interval of Carassius carassius chromosome 24, fCarCar2.1, whole genome shotgun sequence harbors:
- the psmc4 gene encoding 26S proteasome regulatory subunit 6B: MEDGGVLVEKPQDDVPALMLNSRPQTGLSFLTPEPEDLEDLYSRYKKLQQELEFLEVQEEYIKDEQKNLKKEFLHAQEEVKRIQSIPLVIGQFLEAVDQNTAIVGSTTGSNYYVRILSTIDRELLKPNASVALHKHSNALVDVLPPEADSSIMMLSSDQKPDVMYADIGGMDIQKQEVREAVELPLTHFELYKQIGIDPPRGVLMYGPPGCGKTMLAKAVAHHTTAAFIRVVGSEFVQKYLGEGPRMVRDVFRLAKENAPAIIFIDEIDAIATKRFDAQTGADREVQRILLELLNQMDGFDQNVNVKVIMATNRADTLDPALLRPGRLDRKIEFPLPDRRQKRLVFSTITSKMNLSEEVDLEDYVARPDKITGADINSICQEAGMLAVRENRYIVLAKDFEKAYKTVIKKDEQEHEFYK; encoded by the exons ATGGAGGACGGCGGAGTGCTGGTTGAGAAACCTCAG GATGATGTGCCAGCCCTGATGCTGAATTCAAGGCCCCAGACCGGTTTGTCTTTCTTGACTCCTGAACCAGAAGATCTGGAGGATCTTTACAGCAGATATAAg AAGTTGCAGCAGGAGCTGGAGTTTCTGGAGGTGCAGGAGGAATACATTAAAGATGAACAGAAAAATCTGAAAAAGGAATTCCTTCATGCCCAAGAGGAGGTGAAGAGGATACAGAGCATCCCTCTGGTTATTGGGCAGTTCCTGGAAGCAGTCGACCAGAATACTGCCATTGTGGGCTCAACCACAG GGTCAAATTACTATGTTCGGATTCTGAGCACAATCGACAGAGAGCTGCTGAAGCCCAATGCCTCGGTTGCTCTGCACAAGCACAGCAATGCTCTAGTGGACGTTCTGCCTCCGGAGGCTGACAGCAGCATCATGATGCTTTCTTCAG ATCAGAAGCCAGATGTGATGTATGCAGACATCGGAGGAATGGACATCCAGAAACAGGAAGTGAGGGAGGCTGTGGAGCTCCCCCTCACACATTTTGAGCTCTATAAACAG ATTGGTATTGACCCACCCAGAGGAGTGCTCATGTATGGCCCACCTGGATGTGGAAAGACCATGTTGGCAAAAGCTGTGGCTCATCATACCACAG CTGCCTTTATTCGTGTGGTGGGATCTGAGTTTGTgcaaaagtatcttggagagggtCCACGCATGGTGCGAGATGTCTTTCGACTGGCCAAAGAGAATGCCCCAGCCATTATCTTTATCGATGAGATTGATGCGATTGCTACGAAGCGCTTTGATGCACAGACTGGAG CTGATAGAGAAGTGCAGAGAATTCTGCTTGAGCTCCTCAATCAGATGGATGGGTTTGACCAGAATGTGAACGTGAAg GTTATCATGGCCACCAACAGGGCTGATACACTGGATCCAGCTCTGCTGCGTCCAGGCAGACTGGACCGTAAGATTGAGTTTCCTCTTCCTGACCGGCGACAGAAACGCCTGGTGTTCTCCACCATCACCAGCAAGATGAACCTCTCGGAGGAGGTTGACCTGGAGGACT ATGTTGCGAGGCCTGACAAGATCACTGGTGCAGATATCAACTCCATTTGCCAGGAG GCTGGTATGCTGGCTGTGCGTGAAAACCGTTACATTGTGCTGGCAAAGGACTTTGAGAAGGCTTACAAGACAGTTATCAAGAAAGACGAGCAGGAACACGAGTTTTACAAGTAG
- the LOC132103704 gene encoding uncharacterized protein LOC132103704, giving the protein MWCRDRNTLQSKSILCLGEQIFGRPPFFPETGKKKPVSGERPPGRHGPRPPTYLMDVAERNITESSCESDLKAKAHPSSPRLPLASQLARMDKQPSLHECPVAVSMNMPVLEPAHFLVKPLVGQNKSAGGFFLPKAEEKTSVSGERPLGRRGPRPTNHSMGMAKRNVNDPLCESDLKTTDHFSLPQLTSFASRPVREDKRTSLREHPSAVSTKMTVLEPNRVPVKPLVGQNKSAGHFFLPEAEEKTSVSGERPLGRRGPRPTNHSMGMVKRNDIETLCESDRKTTAHLSLPRLPSFASRTVREDKRYI; this is encoded by the exons ATGTGGTGCAGAGACAGAAATACTCTCCAGAGTAAATCTATACTATGCCTAGGTGAACAGATTTTTGGCAGACCTCCCTTTTTTCCTGAGACTGGAAAAAAGAAGCCAGTTTCAGGTGAACGTCCTCCAGGACGTCACGGGCCAAGACCTCCTACCTATTTAATGGATGTGGCAGAGAGAAATATCACAGAATCTTCGTGTGAGTCTGATCTAAAAGCTAAAGCTCACCCTTCCTCACCCCGACTGCCTCTTGCAAGTCAATTAGCAAGGATGGACAAACAACCATCTCTGCATGAATGCCCTGTTGCTGTGTCCATGAACATGCCTGTTCTAGAACCAGCCCATTTTCTTGTGAAACCTCTAGTTGGACAGAACAAGTCAGCTGGAGGTTTCTTCCTGCCAAAAGCTGAAGAGAAGACATCAGTTTCAGGAGAAAGACCTCTGGGGCGTCGAGGGCCCAGACCTACTAACCATTCAATGGGAATGGCAAAGAGAAACGTCAATGACCCTTTATGTGAGTCTGATCTGAAAACTACCGATCACTTCTCCTTACCCCAGCTAACCAGTTTTGCAAGTCGACCAGTGAGGGAGGACAAACGTACGTCTCTGCGTGAACACCCCTCTGCTGTGTCCACAAAAATGACTGTTCTGGAACCAAACCGTGTTCCTGTGAAACCTCTAGTTGGACAGAACAAGTCAGCTGGACATTTCTTCCTGCCAGAAGCTGAAGAGAAGACATCAGTTTCAGGTGAAAGACCTCTTGGGCGTCGAGGGCCCAGACCTACTAACCATTCAATGGGCATGGTAAAGAGAAATGACATTGAAACTTTATGTGAGTCTGACCGGAAAACTACCGCTCACCTCTCCTTACCCCGGCTGCCCAGTTTTGCGAGTCGAACAGTGAGGGAAGACAAAC GGTACATTTGA